A DNA window from Dehalococcoidia bacterium contains the following coding sequences:
- the hisG gene encoding ATP phosphoribosyltransferase yields MLRLALPSDGEMADPTTHFLHSCGLSVERPNARRYTAAIPALPGVTVLFQRSGDITSKVDEGSADAGIVGLDRYYEYRVEGGDAIVLMEDLGFSRCELVVAMPDAWMDVTSMADLIDLSAELREKGRDLRVATKYPRLVQRYFYQKGLNYFTVVKASGAMEVAPAMGYADIIADISASGTTLRENRLKTIEDGTVIRSQACLIANRKLLRRDPAKLDTAKRVLEMIEARMRATGYYSIEANIKGPSPEAVARQVCESPELAGLQGPTVAPVYSKEGEKGWYSVTVVVEHERLLDTVEHLRHAGAMSLTVTPASYVFGGECQAYRGLLDELKREGPPR; encoded by the coding sequence ATGCTGCGCCTCGCTCTGCCTAGCGACGGTGAGATGGCGGATCCCACCACCCACTTCCTCCACTCCTGTGGCCTGTCCGTGGAGCGGCCCAATGCGCGCCGCTATACCGCGGCCATTCCCGCTCTGCCCGGTGTGACGGTGCTTTTCCAGCGCTCCGGCGACATCACGTCCAAGGTGGACGAGGGCAGCGCCGACGCGGGAATCGTGGGGCTGGACCGCTACTACGAGTACCGGGTCGAAGGCGGCGACGCCATTGTGCTCATGGAGGACCTGGGCTTTAGCCGGTGCGAGCTTGTGGTGGCGATGCCGGACGCCTGGATGGACGTCACGTCCATGGCCGACCTGATAGACCTTTCCGCTGAATTGCGCGAGAAGGGCCGAGACCTTCGCGTCGCCACCAAGTACCCGCGCCTGGTGCAGCGCTACTTCTACCAGAAGGGCCTGAACTACTTCACAGTGGTGAAGGCCAGCGGCGCCATGGAGGTGGCCCCCGCCATGGGGTATGCCGACATTATCGCGGACATCTCAGCCAGCGGCACGACCCTGCGGGAGAACCGCCTGAAGACCATTGAGGATGGCACGGTCATCCGGTCGCAGGCGTGTCTCATCGCCAACCGCAAGCTTCTGCGTCGGGATCCGGCCAAGCTGGATACCGCCAAGCGTGTGCTGGAAATGATCGAGGCGCGGATGCGCGCGACGGGCTACTACAGCATTGAGGCGAACATCAAGGGGCCGTCGCCGGAGGCGGTGGCGCGGCAGGTCTGCGAGTCGCCCGAGCTGGCGGGGCTCCAGGGGCCGACGGTCGCTCCCGTGTATAGCAAAGAGGGCGAGAAGGGGTGGTACTCGGTGACGGTGGTCGTGGAGCATGAGCGGCTGCTGGATACGGTGGAGCACCTGCGGCACGCGGGCGCGATGAGCCTGACGGTGACCCCTGCGAGCTACGTCTTCGGCGGGGAATGCCAGGCCTACCGCGGCCTGCTGGACGAACTGAAGCGCGAGGGGCCGCCGCGCTAG
- a CDS encoding multicopper oxidase domain-containing protein — translation MNRYTRRLGHWTSGGLVAVLGLVLAGCTGLATAGPAAPAPGQTSQPAAAHAAPHTTYPASLQPAPAGTTHKITLTIEEKVVSVAEGVRAKVWTFGGTVPGPALRVKQGDYIEFTLVNKGTLSHSMDFHAAQTPWDKNYKSILPGETLSYTWKAEYPGVFMYHCGSAPALLHISNGMYGAIIVDPAEPLPPAKEYVLVQSEFYLKQSAQAGVMEGDWSKMTAVQPDYVTFNGYAEQYKDAPLTANSGERVRIYVMNAGPNLFSAFHMVGAIFDKAYADGNPANVQRGMQTVTIPPGGGYVVELTVPNEGLYPIVTHAFAYPGKGALGLLKVGNPAATTGSH, via the coding sequence GGCCTCGCCACGGCAGGTCCGGCGGCGCCAGCTCCTGGGCAGACATCCCAACCCGCCGCCGCTCACGCGGCACCGCACACGACCTATCCCGCGTCGCTCCAGCCCGCTCCCGCCGGCACGACGCACAAGATCACCCTCACCATCGAGGAAAAGGTGGTCTCCGTGGCGGAGGGAGTCCGGGCCAAGGTCTGGACGTTCGGCGGCACGGTCCCCGGCCCGGCCCTTCGCGTCAAGCAAGGGGACTACATCGAGTTCACCCTGGTCAACAAGGGCACCCTGAGCCATTCCATGGACTTCCACGCCGCGCAGACGCCGTGGGACAAGAACTACAAGAGCATCCTCCCCGGCGAAACGCTTTCGTACACGTGGAAGGCCGAATATCCGGGTGTGTTCATGTACCACTGCGGCTCCGCGCCAGCGCTCCTGCACATCTCCAACGGTATGTACGGCGCCATCATCGTGGACCCGGCGGAGCCTCTGCCTCCGGCGAAGGAGTATGTGCTGGTGCAGAGCGAGTTCTACCTCAAACAGAGCGCACAGGCTGGCGTCATGGAGGGTGACTGGAGCAAGATGACGGCTGTCCAGCCCGACTACGTGACGTTCAACGGGTACGCCGAGCAGTACAAGGACGCTCCGTTGACCGCCAACTCCGGCGAGCGCGTCAGGATATACGTGATGAACGCGGGGCCCAATCTGTTCTCTGCCTTCCATATGGTGGGCGCCATCTTCGACAAGGCGTACGCGGATGGGAACCCCGCCAACGTGCAGCGCGGCATGCAGACGGTGACCATTCCGCCCGGCGGAGGATACGTCGTCGAACTCACAGTCCCGAACGAGGGCCTGTATCCCATCGTCACGCACGCATTCGCGTACCCCGGCAAGGGTGCTCTGGGCCTTCTCAAGGTGGGCAACCCAGCCGCCACGACCGGCTCACACTAG